The following coding sequences are from one Rhodohalobacter barkolensis window:
- a CDS encoding DUF697 domain-containing protein produces the protein MKREIRRVLTITAFAVSALILIVIVNQLIQFANFLGGIHPVFGQVSLILFLIVAAVAVLAPVWLYFKLPGRLIPPETDEGAEFDRYIENLSKRLGGNPIVKMDQVSGVDDVREAIHVLDKESDKSIKRTANRAFITTAISQNGALDALFILGLQFRLIWEIAHIYAQRPTIKDLSYLYTNVMVTAFIASSIDEAEYYEIVESSMSQGIGSVLSFVPGTTMVINSVITGSSNAFLTLRVGKVAQQYCGTLVKRRRQSIRNSATAEAAKMLAGIVYDGTKIVVKHIGKAPLRLASKPFRRGKKEE, from the coding sequence ATGAAACGTGAAATAAGAAGAGTTTTAACCATCACGGCATTTGCTGTTTCTGCTCTGATACTGATTGTTATTGTAAATCAGCTCATTCAGTTTGCAAACTTTTTGGGAGGTATCCATCCTGTATTTGGTCAGGTCTCATTAATTCTGTTCTTGATTGTAGCAGCCGTTGCAGTACTTGCGCCTGTATGGCTCTATTTTAAACTGCCGGGCAGGTTAATTCCTCCCGAGACAGACGAAGGCGCAGAGTTTGACCGGTATATTGAGAATCTTTCAAAGAGATTAGGCGGTAATCCCATCGTAAAGATGGATCAGGTGTCCGGTGTGGATGATGTCAGGGAGGCGATTCATGTATTAGATAAAGAGTCTGATAAATCGATCAAACGAACGGCTAACCGGGCATTCATTACTACGGCTATTTCTCAAAACGGAGCTTTGGATGCACTATTTATTTTAGGACTACAGTTCAGGTTGATTTGGGAGATCGCCCATATTTATGCTCAGCGACCGACTATTAAGGATTTGAGTTATCTCTACACCAATGTGATGGTGACGGCATTCATTGCCAGCAGCATTGACGAAGCGGAGTACTACGAGATTGTGGAGTCGTCCATGTCGCAGGGAATTGGCTCTGTACTCTCGTTTGTACCCGGAACTACCATGGTGATCAACTCGGTAATTACCGGGAGCTCAAATGCTTTTTTAACGTTGAGGGTAGGAAAAGTGGCTCAGCAATATTGCGGTACGTTAGTAAAAAGGCGCCGTCAATCGATCCGGAATTCAGCAACAGCTGAAGCAGCCAAGATGCTGGCCGGAATTGTGTACGATGGAACAAAGATCGTTGTAAAGCATATTGGAAAAGCTCCGCTGAGGCTGGCTTCCAAACCGTTTCGAAGAGGTAAGAAAGAGGAGTAA
- a CDS encoding DNA-binding protein, whose product MANREVSEVRVDGKKITCPVCDHDQFWTRRTLMNTRGASFFSFDWLNRDALNKICDNCGYVFWFYRQHLDE is encoded by the coding sequence ATGGCTAATAGAGAAGTGAGTGAGGTTCGGGTAGACGGAAAGAAAATTACCTGCCCGGTTTGTGATCACGATCAATTCTGGACCCGCAGGACTCTAATGAATACAAGAGGAGCGAGCTTTTTCAGTTTCGATTGGCTGAACCGGGATGCTTTGAATAAGATCTGCGACAACTGTGGATATGTGTTTTGGTTCTATAGGCAGCATCTGGATGAGTAA